A genomic region of Serratia fonticola contains the following coding sequences:
- the agaR gene encoding transcriptional repressor AgaR, with translation MPVNTAKRREQIIDLLCEHGSVRVEQLSKQFAVSTVTIRNDLRFLERKGCALRAYGGAMLNQQFAFDRPLHDKGRLNRDVKSQIASRAASYVRDGDALILDSGSTTTQIVPWLKSRRDLVVMTNALNIAYELSGYDGVEVMVLGGSVRQNSYSLYGPAAEQQLRQYRFDKLFLGVDGFDLVAGITTPHPGEAHLNRVMCEVAREIIAVADASKFGRKSFCMIREVGQIHRLITDSRLPQDYERALIDLGVEVVIADRE, from the coding sequence ATGCCAGTGAACACCGCCAAACGACGTGAACAAATTATCGATCTGCTCTGTGAGCACGGCAGCGTGCGGGTGGAGCAACTCAGCAAGCAGTTTGCCGTTTCCACGGTAACGATCCGCAACGATCTGCGCTTTCTGGAACGAAAAGGCTGCGCGCTGCGCGCTTATGGTGGCGCGATGCTTAACCAGCAGTTTGCCTTTGACCGCCCGTTACATGACAAAGGGCGGTTGAATCGCGATGTGAAATCGCAGATTGCCAGCCGAGCGGCCAGCTATGTGCGCGACGGAGATGCGCTGATCCTGGATTCTGGTTCAACCACGACGCAGATCGTGCCTTGGTTGAAATCACGTCGCGATCTGGTGGTGATGACCAATGCGCTGAACATTGCTTATGAGCTTTCAGGGTATGACGGCGTTGAGGTGATGGTGTTAGGGGGCAGCGTACGACAGAACTCCTATTCGCTCTATGGCCCGGCTGCCGAGCAGCAATTGCGCCAGTACCGTTTCGACAAGCTTTTTCTGGGCGTCGACGGTTTCGATCTGGTTGCGGGGATCACCACACCTCACCCCGGTGAGGCCCACCTCAATCGAGTGATGTGTGAGGTGGCGCGGGAAATTATCGCGGTTGCTGATGCCAGCAAGTTTGGTCGCAAGAGTTTTTGCATGATTCGCGAAGTCGGGCAAATTCATCGGCTGATCACAGATAGCCGTCTTCCACAAGATTATGAGCGGGCACTCATCGATTTAGGCGTAGAGGTGGTGATAGCCGATCGTGAGTAG